The Rhodospirillales bacterium genome includes the window CTTCTCGCCCGCGCCGATGCGCACGACATGCGCGACGTGCGGGGGCTTCAGGGGTTTTTGCAAGACGCCCTGACCGACGACACCGAAATCAAACGCGACCTGCAGGAAGCCGACGACACGGTGCGCCTGATGACGGTGCACGGCTCAAAGGGGCTTCAGGCGCCCATCGTCTTCCTGCCCGATACGATCCGCACCACCGCCGCGCGCAATTTGCGCGATTCCGTATTCTGGCCCGAACGCGACGATGTGCGCGGCATACCCCTTTGGCCGCCATCCACCGATGAAGGCGCGCAACTCGCGCACGATCGCGCCAACGCGATCAGAGCCGCCAACGACGAAGAAAGCCGCCGCCTGCTATATGTCGCCCTGACCCGTGCGGCGGACCGCCTGTATATTGGCGGCGCGCAGAAATCAGCCCTGCGTTATATCGATGTCGAAAATAGCTGGTACACCGCCTGCGAAACCGCGATTAAACCCGTCGGCAACATCGACGGCGACGTTTTCGTGCTGCAAAACCCCCAAACCGATCCCCTTGCGCCCGCGACGGAACGCGCGCGCGGTCATACCCGCGCCGCCGATCTGCCGTCATGGATGCGCGCACCCGCCCCGCCGCCCGAATCGCCGCCGCGCCCCTTGATCCCCTCGCGCCCCGAAATCGACGACCCGGCCGTGATGTCGCCTTTGTTCGGCGACATATCGCACCGTTTCCGGCGTGGCCGCCTGATCCACACCCTGTTCCAGTTTTTGCCCGATCTGCCGCCCGAGGACAGGATGCTGCGTGCGGCACAATGGCTGGCCCAGCCCGCGCACCGCCTGAACGTCGCGGCGCAGAACGAGATTCTGGAAGCCGTCTTCGGCGTCCTCGACACCCCCGCCTTCGCACCGCTTTTCACCCCCGCCGCGCGGGCCGAGGTGCCTTTGACCGGGCACCTTGCGCGCCCGGATGGCACCCATACCGTCGTATCCGGCCAGATCGACCGCCTGCTGGTTGATGAATCCGGGATCACCGTCCTCGATTTCAAGACCAACCGCCCCGCCCCGCGTAAAATCGCCGACGTGCCCGCCGCCTATCTGCGCCAGATGCGCACCTACCGCGACGTGCTGGCGGGGATTTGGCCGGACCGCCCCATCACCTGTGCCCTTCTTTGGACCGACGGGCCGGACCTGATGGACGTCACCGCCGTTTTATAGCCTTGACCAGGCCCCCTTCGGCCCCATATTTTGAAGCCGTACACGAAGAAAGGAAAATGCCATGGCGCTCGCCGTTACCGATTCCAGCTTCGAGGCCGAAGTCCTCAAATCCAGCCAGCCCGTAATGGTCGATTTCTGGGCCGAATGGTGCGGCCCGTGCAAAATGCTTTCGCCCATCGTCGACGAAATCTCGAACGATCTGCAGGGCCGCGTAAAGGTGGTCAAGGTCAACATCGACGAAAACCCGCACACGCCCACCAAATACGGCGTACGCGGCATCCCGACGCTGATGCTTTTCAAGGGCGGCCAGCTTGCGGCGACCAAGGTCGGCGCGATGCCGAAAGCCGCGCTTGCGCAATGGGTTGAATCCCAGATTTAACGCGCCATTCCTTTGAAAAAAGGCCCCCGGTCGGGGTCTTTTTTCATTTCTTTTTCGGCAAACGCCGCACCACCCATTCCGAAAGCACGGCGGGCAAAGCGGCAAGCCACCACACGGCGAACGCCATCGGCCACGGAAACGCGATACGCGGACGGTTGCGTGCAAGGCCGCGCGCGATGATCGCGGCTGCGCGCTCCGCCGACATCAGGAAAGGCATGGGAAAATCGTTAAAACCGGTCAGGCGGCTGACGACAAAGCCCGGGCAGATGACATTGACCCGGATTCCCTTGCGCCAAAGCGCGCCGCGCAACCCCTCGCCGTACAGCTTCACAAAACCCTTCGACGCGGCATAGGCAGGCGCGCCCGGCACGCCGCGATACCCGGCAAGCGACGCCATCAACGCGACCTGCCCCGCCTTGCGCGCCGCCATGCGCGGCAAAAGCGGCTCCAGCGTGTTGTTCACTCCGTCTATGTTGACCTCGAAAATCCGGCGAGCCGCCTCCAGCGCCTCGGGCGTTGCGCCGCGCGCCCCACCGCCGATCCCGGCATTGACGATGGCAAGATCGACAGGCCGCACCGAATCGAATTTTTCAAGCCACGCCCGCATCCCCGCGCGATCGCATACATCCAGCACCGCCGCCTCGACCAGCGCCCCCTTGCGCCGGCACGCGCGCGCCACGCCTTCCAGCCGCGCACCGTCCCGCCCGGTCAGGCCCAGCGATACGCCCTTGGCAGCATAATGCAAGGCCAGCGCCTCGCCGATGCCGCTGCTCGCCCCCGTGATTACGATGTTCATGTCGGGCCCCCTTCGTCCTCGACACATTGCGCAAGCCGCACGAACGCGTCAACGCCCACATCCTCCGCGCGCGCGGTCGGGTCGATCCCGGCCTGCGGCAGAAAACGCGCCAGATCGCCAAGCGCCCCGCGCAGCATCTTGCGCCGTTGCCCGAAGGCGGCGGCGTTCACGCGCTCCATCGTCGAAAAACGCACCGTGTCCGTTCGCGGGCGCGGCGTGAACAGCACCACCGCCGAATGCACCTTGGGCGGCGGCGTGAACGCGCCGGGCGGCAGCGTCTTGACGACACGCGCATGGAAAAGCCACTGACAGATCACGCTCAGGCGGCCATACGTCTTCGACCCCGGCGCGGCAACGATGCGCTCCGCGACTTCCTTCTGGAACATCAAAAGCATGAATCGCACCCGCGCGGATTCGCGCGCGAGGTTGATCAAAATCGGTGTCGCCACGTTGTAAGGCAGATTGGCGATGACCGTATCGCCATAGGAAAGGATGTCGCAATCAAGCGCGTCGCACTGATGTACCGCAAGCCGCCCGCCCGAAGCCGCGACCAGAGGGGCCAACGCCGCCACCGCGCGCGCGTCGAATTCGATCGCGTGCACCGCGCGCGCACCGGCCAGCAAAAGCGCGCGCGTCAGCCCGCCCGGCCCCGGTCCGATTTCGACGACGTCGAGATTGTCCAAATCCCCGTTCAGCCGCGCGATGCTGGCGGTAAGGTTGAGGTCGAGCAGGAAATTCTGGCCCAGCGCCTTGGTCGCCTGAAGCCCCGCGTCGCGGATCACTTCGCGCAGGGGCGCAAGCGCCTTGATGGCGTCGGCATCAGTCGCGGCGCTCAATATACGCCGCCGAAATCAGATCGCGCAGATAGCGCTTTTGCAGAAGGTCGAGCCGTTCAAGCCCGATCTTGCGCTCCAGCGCCGCGTCGTCCGCCATCGGACCCTTCGGATCGTCGCGCGAACACACCATCGAGATCACGGCGAAATTCGCGCCGAATTGCGGGTCCACGGCCTTGCCGATGTCGAAATTGCCCAGA containing:
- the trxA gene encoding thioredoxin TrxA, coding for MALAVTDSSFEAEVLKSSQPVMVDFWAEWCGPCKMLSPIVDEISNDLQGRVKVVKVNIDENPHTPTKYGVRGIPTLMLFKGGQLAATKVGAMPKAALAQWVESQI
- a CDS encoding SDR family NAD(P)-dependent oxidoreductase, which produces MNIVITGASSGIGEALALHYAAKGVSLGLTGRDGARLEGVARACRRKGALVEAAVLDVCDRAGMRAWLEKFDSVRPVDLAIVNAGIGGGARGATPEALEAARRIFEVNIDGVNNTLEPLLPRMAARKAGQVALMASLAGYRGVPGAPAYAASKGFVKLYGEGLRGALWRKGIRVNVICPGFVVSRLTGFNDFPMPFLMSAERAAAIIARGLARNRPRIAFPWPMAFAVWWLAALPAVLSEWVVRRLPKKK
- the rsmA gene encoding 16S rRNA (adenine(1518)-N(6)/adenine(1519)-N(6))-dimethyltransferase RsmA; protein product: MKALAPLREVIRDAGLQATKALGQNFLLDLNLTASIARLNGDLDNLDVVEIGPGPGGLTRALLLAGARAVHAIEFDARAVAALAPLVAASGGRLAVHQCDALDCDILSYGDTVIANLPYNVATPILINLARESARVRFMLLMFQKEVAERIVAAPGSKTYGRLSVICQWLFHARVVKTLPPGAFTPPPKVHSAVVLFTPRPRTDTVRFSTMERVNAAAFGQRRKMLRGALGDLARFLPQAGIDPTARAEDVGVDAFVRLAQCVEDEGGPT